The following are encoded in a window of Phaseolus vulgaris cultivar G19833 chromosome 3, P. vulgaris v2.0, whole genome shotgun sequence genomic DNA:
- the LOC137807400 gene encoding UDP-glucuronate 4-epimerase 1, whose amino-acid sequence MPPLEDETFPSTPGKFKIERSHTMNRQLYRCFASTSTMFLWALFLIALTASYLSFQGFVDSGSRYLSASWGGIQWEKQVRTSAQIHRQGGMSVLVTGAAGFVGSHVSLALKRRGDGVVGLDNFNDYYDPSLKKARKSLLNTHEVFIVEGDVNDAKLLAKLFDVVAFTHVMHLAAQAGVRYAMENPQSYVHSNIAGLVTLLETCKSANPQPAIVWASSSSVYGLNEKVPFSESDRTDQPASLYAATKKAGEEITHTYNHIYGLSITGLRFFTVYGPWGRPDMAYFSFTRNILQGKPITVYRGKNRVDLARDFTYIDDIVKGCVGSLDTAGKSTGSGGKKRGPAPYRIFNLGNTSPVTVPTLVSILERHLKVKAKRNIVDMPGNGDVPFTHANISSARAELGYKPTTDLQTGLKKFVKWYLSYYGYNHGKPVN is encoded by the coding sequence ATGCCGCCGTTGGAAGACGAGACCTTCCCCTCAACCCCAGGCAAATTCAAGATCGAGCGTTCCCACACCATGAACCGCCAACTCTACCGCTGTTTCGCCTCCACCAGCACCATGTTCCTCTGGGCTCTCTTTCTCATCGCCCTCACCGCCTCCTACCTCAGCTTCCAAGGTTTCGTCGACTCCGGTAGCCGCTACCTCTCCGCCTCCTGGGGcgggatccagtgggagaagcaAGTCCGCACATCCGCCCAGATCCACCGCCAGGGAGGCATGTCTGTGCTCGTCACGGGCGCAGCCGGTTTTGTCGGCTCCCACGTCTCCCTCGCCTTGAAACGCCGCGGAGACGGCGTTGTTGGGCTGGATAACTTCAACGACTACTACGACCCCTCCCTCAAGAAAGCCCGCAAATCGCTACTCAACACGCACGAGGTCTTCATCGTCGAAGGCGACGTCAACGACGCCAAGCTCCTCGCCAAGCTCTTCGACGTCGTGGCCTTCACGCACGTCATGCACCTGGCGGCCCAGGCCGGCGTGCGCTACGCCATGGAGAATCCCCAGTCATACGTTCACAGCAACATCGCGGGCCTCGTCACGCTTCTCGAGACCTGCAAATCGGCCAACCCTCAGCCCGCAATCGTTTGGGCCTCGTCCAGTTCCGTCTACGGGCTCAACGAGAAGGTTCCGTTCTCCGAATCGGACCGCACCGACCAGCCCGCTAGCCTCTACGCCGCCACCAAAAAAGCCGGCGAGGAGATCACTCACACTTACAATCACATCTACGGGTTGTCGATCACCGGTTTGAGATTCTTCACTGTGTACGGACCCTGGGGGAGACCCGACATGGCTTATTTCTCTTTCACCCGCAATATCTTACAGGGGAAACCCATTACCGTCTACCGTGGTAAAAACCGCGTCGATCTCGCTCGTGATTTTACCTACATTGACGATATTGTGAAGGGGTGCGTTGGGTCGTTGGATACCGCTGGCAAGAGTACCGGGTCGGGTGGGAAGAAACGGGGACCCGCTCCTTATAGGATATTTAACCTCGGGAACACTTCGCCGGTTACTGTGCCCACTCTTGTGAGTATCTTGGAGCGACATTTGAAGGTTAAGGCGAAGAGGAATATCGTGGATATGCCTGGAAACGGCGACGTTCCGTTTACTCACGCGAACATTAGTTCCGCCCGGGCAGAACTCGGGTACAAGCCCACCACCGATTTGCAAACCGGGTTGAAAAAATTCGTCAAGTGGTACCTTTCCTATTACGGGTACAATCACGGCAAACctgtaaattaa
- the LOC137807401 gene encoding uncharacterized protein isoform X1 produces MRFPLLSRAPVPFLSTAFFKLKSASTCTRVCRMATSPSHADGAPSASSAIDFLSICHRLKTTKRTGWVRKDVKNPESIADHMYRMGLMALIASDVPGVDRNKCIKMAIVHDIAEAIVGDITPLDGVSKTEKSQREQAALDHMCKVLGGGSTAKEITELWMEYESNSSVEAKFVKDLDKVEMILQALEYEDEQGKDLDEFFQSTAGKFQTETGKAWASEIVSRRKNK; encoded by the exons ATGCGATTCCCTCTTCTTTCCCGTGCGCCTGTTCCTTTTCTTTCTACCGCCttctttaaattaaaatctGCATCTACTTGCACTAGGGTTTGTCGCATGGCCACTTCTCCTTCTCATGCGGATGGCGCTCCTTCTGCTTCCTCCGCCATTGACTTCCTCTCCATCTGTCACCGCCTCAAG ACAACAAAGAGAACTGGGTGGGTACGAAAAGATGTTAAGAATCCAGAATCTATTGCTGATCATATGTATCGAATGGGCTTGATGGCGTTGATTGCATCAGATGTTCCTGGTGTCGACCGAAACAA GTGCATTAAAATGGCTATTGTTCATGACATTGCAGAAG CAATTGTTGGGGACATAACCCCACTGGATGGGGTGTCTAAAACAGAAAAGAGTCAACGAGAACAAGCAGCATTAGATCATATGTGTAAAGTACTTGGAGGAGGATCTACAG CAAAGGAAATAACTGAGTTGTGGATGGAGTATGAATCAAATTCTTCTGTAGAAGCTAAATTCGTCAAGGACCTTGACAAG GTTGAGATGATACTCCAAGCTTTGGAATACGAAGATG AGCAGGGGAAAGATTTGGATGAGTTTTTCCAGTCAACTGCTG GAAAGTTCCAGACTGAAACTGGCAAAGCTTGGGCATCAGAGATAGTATCGAGAAGgaagaataaataa
- the LOC137807401 gene encoding uncharacterized protein isoform X2, with translation MRFPLLSRAPVPFLSTAFFKLKSASTCTRVCRMATSPSHADGAPSASSAIDFLSICHRLKTTKRTGWVRKDVKNPESIADHMYRMGLMALIASDVPGVDRNKCIKMAIVHDIAEAIVGDITPLDGVSKTEKSQREQAALDHMCKVLGGGSTAKEITELWMEYESNSSVEAKFVKDLDKVEMILQALEYEDGERFG, from the exons ATGCGATTCCCTCTTCTTTCCCGTGCGCCTGTTCCTTTTCTTTCTACCGCCttctttaaattaaaatctGCATCTACTTGCACTAGGGTTTGTCGCATGGCCACTTCTCCTTCTCATGCGGATGGCGCTCCTTCTGCTTCCTCCGCCATTGACTTCCTCTCCATCTGTCACCGCCTCAAG ACAACAAAGAGAACTGGGTGGGTACGAAAAGATGTTAAGAATCCAGAATCTATTGCTGATCATATGTATCGAATGGGCTTGATGGCGTTGATTGCATCAGATGTTCCTGGTGTCGACCGAAACAA GTGCATTAAAATGGCTATTGTTCATGACATTGCAGAAG CAATTGTTGGGGACATAACCCCACTGGATGGGGTGTCTAAAACAGAAAAGAGTCAACGAGAACAAGCAGCATTAGATCATATGTGTAAAGTACTTGGAGGAGGATCTACAG CAAAGGAAATAACTGAGTTGTGGATGGAGTATGAATCAAATTCTTCTGTAGAAGCTAAATTCGTCAAGGACCTTGACAAG GTTGAGATGATACTCCAAGCTTTGGAATACGAAGATG GGGAAAGATTTGGATGA